In the Arthrobacter sp. 31Y genome, one interval contains:
- the dapA gene encoding 4-hydroxy-tetrahydrodipicolinate synthase, with amino-acid sequence MSDLRANVPALGTLLTAMVTPFTEDGKVDYDQAAALAEKLVQDGCDGLVVTGTTGETSTLTDDENLGMFRAVKEAVGGRAAIIAGTGTNDTAHSVHLSQRAAEVGVDGLLIVTPYYNKPSQAGVRAHFETIASATDLPVMLYDIPGRSSIAIAPETMIALAKHQNIVAVKDAKADFAAATRVMAETDLVFYSGDDGLTLQWMALGAVGLVGVTTHVATRRFRELIDAVNASDLATARAINFELEPVIRATMTRVQGAVAAKQILKWQGVLPNSVVRLPLVEPDATEIEIIRGDLAEAGMDFDVQDGSAGK; translated from the coding sequence ATGTCTGACTTGCGCGCTAACGTTCCCGCCCTTGGTACCCTCCTGACCGCCATGGTCACCCCGTTCACTGAGGACGGCAAGGTTGACTATGACCAAGCCGCAGCGCTGGCAGAAAAGCTCGTCCAGGATGGTTGCGACGGACTCGTGGTCACTGGCACCACTGGAGAGACCTCAACCCTTACGGACGACGAAAACCTTGGTATGTTCAGGGCGGTCAAAGAGGCCGTTGGTGGCAGGGCCGCCATTATCGCCGGGACCGGCACCAACGACACCGCCCACTCCGTGCACCTCTCGCAGCGTGCAGCAGAAGTCGGCGTCGATGGTCTCCTGATCGTCACCCCTTACTACAACAAGCCCAGCCAAGCGGGCGTTCGTGCACACTTTGAGACCATTGCGTCGGCCACGGACCTGCCTGTCATGCTTTACGACATTCCGGGCCGATCCTCCATTGCGATCGCTCCCGAGACCATGATTGCGCTGGCGAAGCACCAGAACATCGTGGCCGTGAAGGACGCAAAAGCGGACTTCGCCGCCGCCACACGCGTGATGGCTGAAACGGATCTGGTCTTCTACTCCGGAGATGACGGATTGACGCTGCAGTGGATGGCGCTCGGAGCCGTCGGCCTGGTGGGCGTCACCACCCATGTAGCCACGCGCCGCTTCCGTGAGTTGATCGATGCTGTCAACGCCAGCGACCTCGCCACGGCAAGGGCCATCAATTTTGAACTGGAACCCGTCATACGCGCAACCATGACGCGGGTCCAAGGCGCAGTAGCCGCCAAGCAGATTCTCAAGTGGCAGGGAGTCCTGCCCAACTCGGTTGTCCGTTTGCCCCTCGTGGAGCCGGACGCGACCGAGATCGAAATCATCCGCGGGGATTTGGCGGAAGCCGGAATGGACTTCGACGTCCAGGACGGTTCCGCCGGAAAGTAG
- a CDS encoding ribonuclease J: protein MTQTALPGLVTPPKLPKGTLRIVPLGGLGEIGRNMAVFEIDGKLLVVDCGVLFPEETQPGVDLILPDFSYIEDRLQDIVGVVLTHGHEDHIGAVPYLLRLKADIPLIGSQLTLALVEAKLQEHRIKPYTLTVTEGQVEQFGPFECEFVAVNHSIPDALAVFIRTEGGTVLHTGDFKMDQLPLDGRITDLRHFARLGEEGVDLFMADSTNADVPGFTTAEKEIGPTLDRLFGQAKKRIIVASFSSHVHRVQQVLDAAAKHNRKVAFVGRSMVRNMAIAAKLGYLDVPQGILVDIKNIDNMPDDRVVLMSTGSQGEPMAALSRMANGDHRVIVGKGDTVILASSLIPGNENAVFRIINGLLKLGADVIHKGTAKVHVSGHAAAGELLYCYNILEPLNAMPVHGETRHLIANGNIAAESGVPSDSIILSDNGTVIDLKDHMANIVGQVEVGFVYVDGSSVGEITDADLKDRRVLGDEGFISIITVISRTTGKIVSGPEIHARGVAEDDSVFDEIIPKINAALEDAVLNHADHTNHQLQQVVRRIIGTWVNRKLRRRPMIIPVVLEA from the coding sequence ATGACCCAAACCGCCCTTCCCGGACTGGTTACTCCGCCGAAACTGCCGAAAGGCACGCTGCGGATTGTCCCGCTCGGTGGACTGGGAGAGATTGGCCGCAACATGGCGGTCTTCGAAATCGACGGCAAACTGCTGGTGGTTGACTGCGGTGTGCTCTTCCCCGAAGAGACCCAGCCCGGCGTCGACTTGATCCTGCCTGATTTCTCCTACATTGAGGACCGGCTGCAGGACATCGTAGGCGTCGTGCTGACCCATGGTCACGAGGACCATATTGGTGCGGTTCCCTACCTCCTACGGCTCAAGGCTGACATCCCCCTGATCGGGTCCCAGCTGACCCTTGCCCTGGTGGAGGCCAAGCTTCAGGAACACCGGATCAAGCCGTACACGCTGACCGTCACGGAGGGGCAGGTGGAGCAGTTCGGCCCGTTCGAGTGCGAATTCGTTGCAGTCAACCACTCCATTCCGGACGCGTTGGCAGTTTTCATCCGCACCGAGGGCGGTACCGTCCTTCACACGGGCGACTTCAAGATGGATCAGTTGCCGCTGGATGGCCGTATCACGGACCTTCGGCACTTCGCGCGCCTTGGCGAAGAGGGCGTGGACCTCTTCATGGCAGACTCCACCAACGCGGATGTACCGGGCTTCACCACTGCCGAGAAGGAAATCGGCCCCACGTTGGACCGGCTGTTCGGACAGGCCAAGAAGCGCATCATCGTGGCGTCGTTCTCGTCCCACGTTCACCGTGTCCAGCAGGTTCTGGATGCCGCAGCCAAACATAACCGCAAGGTGGCCTTTGTTGGCCGTTCAATGGTCCGGAACATGGCTATCGCAGCCAAGCTCGGGTATCTCGATGTCCCGCAAGGCATCCTGGTGGACATCAAGAACATCGACAACATGCCGGACGACCGCGTAGTCCTCATGTCCACAGGCTCACAGGGTGAGCCGATGGCTGCGCTCTCCCGTATGGCCAACGGTGACCACCGTGTGATCGTTGGCAAGGGCGATACCGTCATCCTGGCCTCCAGCCTCATCCCGGGCAATGAGAACGCCGTTTTCCGTATCATCAACGGCCTTCTCAAGCTCGGCGCCGATGTGATCCATAAAGGCACTGCAAAGGTTCACGTCTCCGGACACGCAGCCGCCGGCGAGTTGCTTTACTGCTACAACATCCTCGAGCCGCTCAATGCGATGCCGGTCCATGGTGAAACCCGGCACTTGATAGCGAACGGAAACATAGCCGCTGAGTCCGGAGTTCCTTCGGACAGCATCATCCTGAGCGACAACGGCACGGTTATTGACCTCAAGGACCACATGGCGAACATTGTCGGCCAAGTGGAGGTCGGGTTCGTTTACGTGGACGGCTCCAGCGTGGGCGAAATCACCGACGCCGATCTGAAGGACCGCCGAGTCCTGGGAGATGAGGGCTTCATTTCCATCATCACGGTCATCAGCCGCACTACTGGCAAGATCGTTTCCGGTCCGGAGATCCATGCCCGTGGCGTAGCCGAGGATGACTCAGTGTTCGACGAGATCATTCCCAAGATCAACGCGGCGCTCGAAGACGCTGTGCTTAACCACGCAGATCACACCAACCACCAGTTGCAGCAGGTGGTCCGCAGGATCATTGGGACCTGGGTTAACCGCAAGCTGCGCCGCCGCCCGATGATCATTCCGGTGGTCCTGGAGGCGTAG
- a CDS encoding DNA translocase FtsK, whose product MNTQGGLKSADFGPPSGSVALMATRTTSTPRGSSSNKSGGTGRSTAASKTSGAASKTSAAASKSGRGGTARTKQGAAVEPQAPLPLRMLSGFWQGIGHVVGAGVRRIGYDVSDLDPADRRDGAALFNLVLGVVIATFAWWGLTGWLPDMVYSVVNGTFGWMSLVLPFMLFVCAFRLFREPQDGRGNNRVGIGFMIMTLAGSGLAHVIGGLPTVADGFDGLRKAGGMLGFLAAAPLAAIHAAVPVVLYGLLAFVSLLIVTATPFGAIPSRIRGAYEHLMGVDLMDESVKDAHDRSYLYENEAATKPRKKKRMRFFGKDEEADTTLEGYVGDEAFEHAIVDDDENPDTSEPRVPPGVRRPTQAEIAVGKIKAAQGLGATPGIENPTEAIPILTPEMPAPAPPVAQVPAKPAGAPLPQTPIPQRTEQLSLAGDVTYTLPASDYLTPGSIPKERTEANDAVVAALTDTLTQFNVEAAVTGFSRGPTVTRYEIELSPGTKVERVTALSKNISYAVASSDVRILSPIPGKSAIGIEIPNTDRETVSLGDVLRSQNARRTDHPMVMGVGKDVEGGYVVANLAKMPHLLVAGATGAGKSSFVNSMITSILMRATPDEVRMVMVDPKRVELTAYEGVPHLITPIITNPKKAAEALQWVVREMDARYDDLANYGYKHIDDFNKAVRAGKVVPPVDSKRIIKPYPYLLVIVDELADLMMVAPRDVEDSIVRITQLARAAGIHLVLATQRPSVDVVTGLIKANVPSRMAFATSSVTDSRVVLDQPGAEKLIGQGDALFLPMGASKAMRVQGAWVTESEIHKVVEHVKGQLQAVYRDDVAAEAPKKQIDDDIGDDLEVLLQATELVVTTQFGSTSMLQRKLRVGFAKAGRLMDLLESRGVVGPSEGSKARDVLVKPDDLAAVLAAMKGQESPAAPDAQTAALSDNANSNIAVGGYAEDLVQADLDNRTQAIEYYDGADGPNDDEEGGEDAWSLTGR is encoded by the coding sequence ATGAATACCCAAGGGGGCCTGAAATCCGCGGATTTCGGGCCCCCTTCGGGTAGCGTGGCACTTATGGCGACCCGTACTACCTCCACGCCACGAGGCAGCTCCAGCAATAAATCCGGCGGCACAGGCCGGAGCACAGCCGCATCCAAAACCAGCGGAGCTGCTTCCAAAACCAGCGCCGCCGCGAGCAAGAGCGGGCGAGGCGGCACTGCCCGCACCAAGCAGGGGGCCGCCGTCGAGCCCCAAGCGCCGCTGCCGCTGCGCATGCTGTCAGGTTTCTGGCAGGGGATCGGCCATGTTGTAGGCGCCGGTGTCCGGCGGATCGGCTATGACGTCAGCGATCTCGACCCCGCCGACCGCCGGGATGGTGCGGCCCTGTTCAACTTGGTGTTGGGCGTCGTGATCGCCACCTTTGCCTGGTGGGGTTTGACTGGTTGGCTTCCTGACATGGTCTACAGCGTCGTCAACGGCACTTTCGGTTGGATGTCCCTGGTCCTGCCGTTCATGCTGTTCGTCTGCGCTTTCCGCCTCTTCCGCGAGCCCCAGGACGGACGGGGCAACAACCGGGTAGGCATTGGGTTCATGATCATGACCCTGGCCGGCTCCGGTCTGGCGCATGTCATCGGAGGCCTGCCCACGGTTGCAGATGGGTTCGATGGCTTGCGCAAGGCGGGCGGAATGCTGGGCTTCCTCGCGGCCGCTCCTCTGGCCGCAATCCACGCGGCCGTTCCCGTTGTTCTCTACGGATTGCTTGCTTTTGTATCCCTGTTGATCGTCACAGCCACTCCCTTTGGCGCTATCCCCTCCCGCATCCGCGGCGCTTACGAGCACCTCATGGGCGTGGACCTCATGGACGAGTCCGTCAAGGACGCCCATGACCGCAGCTACCTCTACGAAAATGAGGCCGCCACCAAGCCCAGGAAGAAAAAGCGCATGCGCTTCTTCGGGAAGGACGAGGAAGCGGACACCACCTTGGAAGGCTACGTCGGGGACGAGGCCTTCGAGCATGCAATCGTCGACGACGACGAAAATCCAGATACGTCTGAACCACGGGTTCCGCCGGGGGTGCGTCGCCCTACGCAGGCGGAAATCGCCGTCGGGAAAATCAAGGCTGCCCAAGGCCTGGGCGCCACCCCGGGAATCGAGAACCCCACCGAAGCCATCCCGATCCTTACTCCGGAGATGCCCGCACCCGCACCTCCAGTTGCGCAGGTTCCGGCGAAGCCTGCAGGGGCACCCCTCCCGCAGACGCCCATCCCACAACGCACAGAGCAACTATCCTTGGCAGGCGACGTCACCTACACCTTGCCGGCCTCGGACTACCTGACACCGGGCTCCATCCCGAAGGAGCGGACGGAAGCCAATGACGCCGTCGTCGCCGCCCTGACGGACACCCTCACGCAGTTCAACGTCGAAGCCGCTGTGACGGGCTTCAGCCGCGGCCCTACTGTGACGCGCTATGAGATCGAACTGTCACCGGGCACCAAGGTGGAGCGCGTCACCGCCCTGTCCAAGAACATCTCCTATGCCGTGGCGTCGAGTGATGTGCGGATTCTGAGTCCCATCCCCGGCAAATCGGCCATTGGCATCGAGATCCCCAACACGGACCGCGAAACCGTGTCCCTTGGCGACGTGCTGCGGAGCCAGAATGCGCGCCGGACGGACCACCCGATGGTCATGGGCGTGGGCAAGGACGTCGAGGGTGGTTACGTTGTAGCCAACCTCGCCAAGATGCCCCACTTGCTCGTCGCCGGTGCCACCGGCGCTGGTAAGTCCAGCTTTGTGAACTCCATGATCACCTCCATCCTGATGCGCGCCACGCCGGATGAGGTCCGGATGGTCATGGTGGATCCCAAGCGCGTGGAACTCACGGCCTACGAGGGCGTCCCGCACCTCATCACGCCCATCATCACCAACCCCAAGAAGGCCGCCGAGGCCCTTCAGTGGGTGGTTCGTGAGATGGACGCCCGTTACGACGACCTCGCCAACTACGGCTACAAGCACATTGACGACTTCAACAAAGCGGTCAGGGCCGGCAAGGTTGTGCCACCGGTGGACTCCAAGCGCATCATCAAGCCTTACCCGTATCTGCTGGTGATCGTTGACGAGCTCGCCGACCTCATGATGGTTGCACCACGCGATGTGGAAGACTCGATTGTCCGCATCACCCAGCTCGCACGTGCCGCCGGTATCCACTTGGTGCTGGCAACCCAGCGTCCATCCGTGGATGTTGTCACAGGCCTGATCAAGGCGAACGTTCCATCCCGGATGGCGTTTGCCACATCGTCTGTCACCGACTCCCGTGTTGTGTTGGACCAGCCGGGCGCCGAGAAGCTGATCGGACAAGGCGACGCGCTGTTCCTCCCGATGGGTGCTTCCAAGGCCATGCGTGTTCAGGGTGCCTGGGTTACGGAATCCGAGATCCATAAGGTTGTGGAGCACGTCAAGGGGCAGCTGCAGGCGGTCTACCGCGACGACGTCGCTGCAGAGGCGCCCAAGAAGCAGATCGACGACGACATCGGAGACGACCTCGAAGTCCTGCTCCAGGCAACGGAGCTTGTGGTGACCACACAGTTCGGTTCAACGTCCATGCTTCAGCGAAAGCTTCGAGTGGGCTTTGCCAAGGCCGGCCGTCTCATGGACTTGCTGGAATCCCGCGGAGTGGTGGGCCCCTCGGAGGGTTCCAAGGCGCGCGACGTCCTGGTGAAGCCTGATGACCTCGCTGCCGTTCTGGCCGCGATGAAGGGCCAGGAGTCACCCGCTGCGCCCGACGCCCAGACGGCCGCACTGAGCGATAACGCGAACTCGAACATCGCCGTCGGCGGTTATGCCGAAGACCTTGTCCAGGCGGACCTGGACAACCGGACACAGGCCATTGAATATTACGACGGCGCAGATGGCCCGAATGATGACGAAGAGGGCGGCGAGGACGCCTGGTCGCTCACGGGAAGGTAG
- the pgsA gene encoding CDP-diacylglycerol--glycerol-3-phosphate 3-phosphatidyltransferase produces the protein MTKAEGDNATSSSSDVWNLPNILTMLRIALVPFFVWFLVADDGEYGIWRWAAVVAFAVAIYTDKLDGDIARARGLITNFGKIADPIADKLLIGSALVLLSILGELPWWVTILILVREWGITALRFVVIRYGVMPASRGGKLKTVVQTVAILLYLLPLKAIAPWLGDVAFWVMMAALAITLWTGVEYVVQALKLRAAGRRA, from the coding sequence GTGACTAAAGCCGAGGGTGATAACGCGACTTCCAGCAGCTCCGACGTCTGGAACCTGCCCAACATCCTCACCATGCTCCGCATCGCCCTGGTTCCGTTCTTCGTTTGGTTCCTCGTGGCCGACGACGGCGAGTACGGCATCTGGCGTTGGGCGGCCGTTGTGGCTTTCGCTGTTGCCATCTACACGGACAAGCTCGACGGCGACATCGCCCGGGCGCGGGGCCTGATCACCAACTTCGGCAAGATCGCCGATCCGATTGCCGACAAGCTGCTGATCGGATCCGCGCTGGTTCTTTTGTCCATCCTGGGGGAGTTGCCTTGGTGGGTGACCATCCTTATCCTCGTGCGGGAGTGGGGGATCACCGCGCTTCGATTCGTCGTCATCCGGTACGGCGTCATGCCGGCTTCGCGGGGTGGCAAGCTGAAAACAGTAGTCCAAACTGTGGCCATCCTCCTCTACCTCCTACCGCTGAAGGCGATCGCTCCTTGGCTGGGTGACGTCGCATTCTGGGTCATGATGGCGGCCCTTGCCATCACCCTGTGGACCGGAGTGGAATATGTGGTCCAGGCGCTGAAGCTGCGTGCGGCCGGGCGGCGTGCATGA
- a CDS encoding CinA family protein, whose amino-acid sequence MTLHEDASAAAQTSTAAVAMAIGSKLTVATAESLTAGMVAATLANTPGASGMLQGGVVAYQNSVKAGVLGVSEELLAAVGSVDGQVAEAMADGARRVCGADLGISTTGVAGPEPHDGKTVGTVFIGIAGKSGTESFEYRFSGDRHSIREQACEAAVARLLAALSDVGYRS is encoded by the coding sequence ATGACGCTCCATGAAGACGCATCCGCTGCAGCGCAGACATCCACGGCTGCTGTCGCCATGGCTATCGGGAGCAAACTCACCGTGGCCACGGCTGAGTCGCTGACAGCCGGAATGGTGGCCGCAACGCTGGCCAACACACCCGGCGCGTCCGGGATGCTGCAGGGCGGAGTGGTTGCCTACCAGAACTCGGTGAAGGCAGGCGTCCTGGGCGTTTCGGAGGAACTGCTTGCAGCGGTGGGCTCCGTTGACGGGCAAGTGGCTGAGGCAATGGCCGACGGCGCCCGGCGGGTCTGCGGGGCCGACCTCGGGATATCCACCACTGGCGTGGCGGGGCCCGAGCCGCACGACGGCAAAACCGTAGGCACTGTGTTCATTGGCATTGCCGGTAAATCCGGAACAGAGTCGTTTGAATACCGTTTTTCGGGGGACAGACATTCCATCAGGGAACAAGCCTGCGAGGCCGCTGTGGCGCGTCTGCTTGCTGCGCTGAGTGACGTTGGTTACCGTTCGTAA
- a CDS encoding helix-turn-helix domain-containing protein → MVKQPVSVNGVVRWKDVGLADQTQSEQKERKMVVLRHEIGDVLRDVRQRQGRTLREVSHSARVSLGYLSEVERGQKEASSELLSSICTALDVPLSHMLREVSDRVAVAEGVAVPDTVPQEFSQRYGRDLDLTDDFPQGMLSGAR, encoded by the coding sequence ATGGTAAAGCAGCCCGTATCCGTAAACGGCGTTGTCCGCTGGAAGGATGTGGGCTTGGCTGATCAGACACAGAGCGAACAGAAGGAGCGCAAAATGGTTGTACTACGCCACGAGATCGGTGATGTACTGCGCGATGTCCGCCAGCGTCAGGGCCGTACCCTCCGCGAGGTTTCGCACAGCGCCCGCGTTTCACTCGGCTACTTGAGTGAAGTTGAACGCGGCCAAAAGGAGGCTTCTTCCGAGCTCCTGTCTTCTATCTGCACAGCCCTGGATGTTCCGCTGTCCCACATGCTTCGCGAAGTCAGCGATCGCGTGGCCGTCGCAGAAGGTGTTGCAGTTCCGGACACTGTTCCGCAGGAATTCTCCCAGCGTTATGGTCGCGATCTGGACCTCACGGACGACTTCCCGCAGGGAATGCTCTCCGGAGCCCGGTAA
- a CDS encoding MarR family winged helix-turn-helix transcriptional regulator yields the protein MSNPLQSTPSPAVPGDAVDDALQQVEHQLSLLWRRARSISHQLSRQVHPDMEPAAYGLLTVIRREGPIRLTDLATCIGVGKPSVSRQIAFLESIGLVYKEADPQDGRAQSIRLTDKGEEKMHQVQDARRQVFRERLGEWPLEDVQTLADYMGRLNAIYGDGVLNVRDPGLDIEDKNEAV from the coding sequence ATGAGCAATCCTCTCCAGAGCACGCCCAGTCCGGCCGTGCCAGGCGACGCCGTGGACGACGCCCTCCAGCAGGTGGAACACCAGCTGAGCCTGCTCTGGCGCCGCGCCCGTTCCATCTCCCATCAATTGTCACGCCAGGTCCATCCGGACATGGAACCTGCTGCCTACGGGCTCCTTACGGTCATCCGCAGGGAAGGGCCCATCCGGCTCACGGACCTTGCCACCTGCATTGGGGTTGGCAAGCCGTCTGTGAGCCGTCAGATCGCCTTCCTGGAGAGCATCGGCCTGGTCTACAAGGAGGCAGACCCGCAGGACGGCAGGGCCCAATCCATCCGGTTGACAGACAAGGGCGAGGAAAAGATGCACCAGGTCCAGGACGCACGGAGGCAGGTATTCCGTGAACGACTCGGCGAATGGCCGCTGGAGGACGTCCAAACGCTGGCTGACTACATGGGCCGCCTTAACGCCATTTACGGTGACGGCGTCCTCAACGTTAGGGACCCAGGACTCGACATCGAGGACAAAAACGAGGCCGTCTGA
- a CDS encoding DUF3046 domain-containing protein, with translation MRASDFWRLMDDEFGAGYSRVLANSLVLAGVGGRTAVEALASGYQPREVWLAVCEVQDVPPERRLGKDIKPAPN, from the coding sequence GTGAGGGCAAGTGACTTTTGGCGATTAATGGACGACGAATTCGGGGCAGGCTACTCCCGGGTCCTGGCCAACTCCCTGGTACTCGCCGGTGTGGGTGGACGGACTGCCGTCGAGGCGTTAGCCTCCGGCTACCAGCCCCGCGAGGTGTGGTTGGCTGTGTGCGAGGTTCAGGATGTTCCTCCCGAGCGAAGGCTGGGCAAGGACATCAAGCCGGCCCCAAACTGA
- the recA gene encoding recombinase RecA, with the protein MAAAPDREKALEAALAQIDKQFGKGSIMRLGDDTRAPIEVIPTGSIALDVALGIGGLPRGRVVEIYGPESSGKTTVALHAVANAQRAGGIAAFIDAEHALDPDYAAKLGVDTDALLVSQPDTGEQALEIMDMLVGSGSLDIVVIDSVAALVPRAEIEGEMGDSHVGLQARLMSQALRKITGRLSQTKTTAIFINQLREKIGVFFGSPETTTGGKALKFYASVRIDVRRIQTLKEGADSVGNRTKAKIVKNKMAPPFKIAEFDIIYGQGISREGGIIDMGVEHGIIKKSGSWFTYDGDQLGQGMENSRRFLRDNPELAQELERLIKEKLGVGVAKAEEDSPKLKAVDG; encoded by the coding sequence ATGGCGGCAGCCCCGGATCGTGAGAAGGCGCTCGAAGCAGCGCTTGCCCAGATCGACAAGCAGTTCGGTAAAGGCTCTATCATGCGTCTGGGTGATGACACCCGGGCACCGATTGAGGTCATTCCCACCGGCTCCATTGCACTGGATGTCGCCCTTGGCATTGGTGGCCTGCCCCGTGGCCGCGTCGTGGAAATCTACGGTCCGGAATCCTCGGGTAAAACCACCGTGGCACTCCATGCCGTAGCCAATGCACAGCGAGCTGGCGGCATCGCGGCCTTCATCGACGCCGAGCATGCGCTTGATCCGGACTACGCCGCCAAGCTTGGCGTGGATACGGACGCGCTCCTGGTCTCCCAGCCGGACACCGGCGAGCAAGCCCTCGAAATCATGGACATGCTGGTGGGCTCCGGCTCGCTGGACATCGTGGTCATCGACTCCGTGGCAGCCCTGGTACCCCGCGCTGAAATCGAAGGCGAAATGGGCGACTCCCACGTTGGCCTCCAGGCCAGGCTCATGAGCCAGGCGCTGCGTAAGATCACCGGTCGCTTGAGCCAGACCAAGACCACCGCCATCTTCATCAACCAGTTGCGTGAAAAGATCGGCGTGTTCTTCGGATCCCCGGAAACCACCACGGGTGGTAAAGCGCTGAAGTTCTATGCGTCAGTGCGAATCGACGTTCGCCGCATTCAGACCCTGAAGGAAGGCGCGGACTCCGTCGGTAACCGCACCAAGGCAAAGATCGTCAAGAACAAGATGGCTCCGCCCTTCAAGATCGCCGAATTCGACATCATCTACGGTCAGGGCATCTCCCGCGAGGGCGGCATCATCGACATGGGTGTGGAGCACGGCATCATCAAGAAATCGGGTTCGTGGTTCACCTACGATGGCGATCAATTGGGCCAGGGCATGGAGAACTCCCGTCGCTTCCTGCGCGACAACCCTGAGCTCGCCCAGGAACTGGAGCGCCTGATCAAGGAAAAGCTCGGCGTGGGCGTCGCCAAGGCTGAAGAAGATTCCCCGAAGCTGAAGGCCGTTGACGGCTAG
- a CDS encoding regulatory protein RecX — MARAIVLRQLTMAPRSRLQLSRKLAERNVPEDVAEAVLDRFEEVQLIDDAEFARMWVRSRSQSKKLAKGAIRRELADKGIELDAAEEALSQLSEQDEESAARELVQRKLRPSMDLSDRAERDKYIRRLASMLARKGYAPSMAFRIVGEVLAEAGTLE, encoded by the coding sequence GTGGCGCGTGCCATCGTCTTGAGGCAGTTGACGATGGCGCCGCGGAGCCGGCTGCAGTTGTCCCGGAAGCTCGCGGAGCGTAACGTTCCCGAGGACGTGGCTGAGGCAGTCTTGGATCGCTTCGAAGAAGTTCAGTTGATCGATGATGCCGAGTTTGCCAGGATGTGGGTCCGGAGCCGCTCGCAAAGCAAAAAGCTTGCGAAGGGCGCCATCCGTCGCGAACTGGCAGACAAGGGCATCGAGCTGGATGCGGCTGAAGAAGCACTATCGCAGCTCAGCGAGCAAGATGAGGAATCGGCTGCCCGTGAGCTGGTTCAGCGCAAGCTGCGGCCCAGTATGGATCTGAGCGATCGGGCAGAGCGGGACAAGTACATCCGCCGGCTGGCCTCGATGCTTGCACGCAAAGGCTACGCCCCCTCCATGGCCTTCAGAATCGTCGGTGAGGTGCTGGCTGAAGCCGGTACCCTTGAGTAG
- the miaA gene encoding tRNA (adenosine(37)-N6)-dimethylallyltransferase MiaA, giving the protein MSHFSQELPQPVIAVVGPTGSGKSDLGVNLALALNGEVINADALQFYRGMDIGTAKITRDEQRGVPHHLLDIMEVTQEASVADFQRECRSAISDIHSRGKRAILVGGSGLYVRAALDVLEFPGTDPELRMRLEEEFEVQGLAPLRARLEEVDPVSAARLGDARRVIRALEVHGLTGRPFSSFMPQREYFQPALQIGLEVDREQLRERLALRVHRMVEEGLQEEVERLDAIGLRRGKTASRALGYAQFLKVLDGVMTVDAAAEETIVATRQFARRQLTWFRADPRITWLDWQDPELVAKAVEATLAAGK; this is encoded by the coding sequence ATGTCGCACTTCAGCCAGGAACTTCCGCAGCCTGTCATTGCCGTTGTTGGTCCCACGGGTTCAGGTAAATCGGATCTGGGCGTCAACCTTGCCCTGGCCTTGAACGGTGAAGTCATTAATGCCGACGCCTTGCAGTTTTACCGGGGCATGGACATAGGAACCGCCAAGATCACCAGGGATGAACAACGGGGTGTGCCGCATCATTTGCTGGACATCATGGAAGTCACCCAGGAAGCCAGCGTGGCGGACTTCCAACGTGAATGCCGCTCGGCCATTAGTGATATTCACTCCCGGGGAAAGCGTGCCATCCTTGTGGGCGGCTCCGGCTTGTATGTGCGCGCCGCCCTGGACGTTCTGGAATTCCCTGGCACAGACCCCGAACTCCGTATGCGCCTGGAAGAAGAGTTCGAAGTGCAGGGGCTTGCGCCGTTGCGTGCCCGGCTTGAAGAAGTGGATCCCGTGTCCGCGGCCCGCCTCGGCGATGCCCGGCGCGTGATCCGGGCTCTGGAGGTGCACGGTCTGACCGGTCGTCCTTTTAGTTCGTTCATGCCACAGCGCGAGTATTTTCAGCCCGCTCTTCAGATCGGGCTGGAGGTGGATCGTGAACAACTGCGAGAACGTCTGGCACTACGGGTGCACCGGATGGTGGAGGAAGGTCTTCAAGAGGAAGTTGAGCGGCTTGACGCCATCGGATTGCGCAGGGGCAAGACTGCGTCGCGCGCTTTGGGTTACGCCCAATTCCTGAAAGTTCTGGACGGCGTGATGACCGTCGATGCTGCCGCCGAGGAAACCATCGTGGCTACCCGGCAGTTTGCGAGGCGCCAGCTGACGTGGTTCAGGGCAGACCCACGCATTACCTGGCTCGATTGGCAGGATCCGGAGCTCGTGGCCAAGGCGGTCGAGGCAACTCTAGCGGCCGGAAAGTAG